A single window of Cheilinus undulatus linkage group 12, ASM1832078v1, whole genome shotgun sequence DNA harbors:
- the LOC121519256 gene encoding uncharacterized protein LOC121519256: protein MPGVIIGWYGLEGSISEINQLLDWIGRRDSRVQDLLRPFVDKLGEGDVKENTGGRRKQDKVDKECPTDTQTGSVDQPTDLQISCQPDKEITISDVKSTALLLETAGFYWKVIQKSGLRVYSTREDEKRFFFYAAVADKSDCVKLMVYGKDHYRNIKEEKSYLFRRLMKDPEVDKVTTSSVVSQIKAVQVPEELEEEARRLIYPESPFYSITEVRSLPDKTNVSVAGTVEEIDPIKEIKVAYQKQKKKTQRFKLKDESSSTWICMWGEETQQSKGLSVGDVVKLTNMKVNNYYDELNSTGSTKTEKVESVGIQSTKMKIIGIQKAIKKETRLEGDVGGEVHTFVVSSKLLAKALGIELDCDYKENLLDKLPFQADVEIKGNKIKKMTAVL from the exons ATGCCTGGAGTAATCATTGGGTGGTATGGACTGGAAGGGTCCATTTCTGAAATCAATCAATTATTAGATTGGATCGGAAGAAGAGACAGTCGTGTCCAGGACCTGCTGCGCCCCTTTGTGGACAAACTGGGCGAGGGCGATGTCAAAGAAAACACGG gAGGGAGGCGAAAGCAGGATAAAGTTGATAAGGAATGTccaacagacacacaaacaggcaGTGTGGACCAACCGACAG ATCTACAGATCAGCTGCCAGCCTGACAAG GAGATAACCATCTCTGATGTGAAGTCCACGGCCCTGCTTCTTGAGACTGCAGGATTTTACTGGAAAGTCATCCAGAAATCTGGGCTCCGTGTTTATTCCACCAGAGAGGATGAGAAAAGGTTCTTCTTTTATGCTGCGGTGGCTGATAAGTCAGACTGCGTCAAACTGATGGTTTATGGAAAAGATCACTATCGAAACATCAAGGAAGAAAAGTCCTACTTATTCAGAAGACTGATGAAAGATCCGGAAGTTGATAAAGTGACAACATCAAGCGTCGTGTCTCAGATCAAAGCTGTTCAGGTCCctgaggagctggaggaggaagCTCGGAGGCTAATTTATCCTGAGAGTCCATTCTACTCCATCACTGAGGTCAGATCATTACCTGACAAGACAAACGTGAGCGTGGCGGGAACCGTTGAAGAG ATCGATCCAATCAAAGAGATAAAAGTGGCGTATcagaagcagaagaaaaagaccCAACGTTTTAAGCTGAAAGACGAGTCCAGCTCCACATGGATCTGTATGTGGGGAGAAGAAACCCAGCAGTCCAAAGGCTTGTCAGTGGGAGATGTAGTGAAGCTCACCAACATGAAGGTCAACAATTATTACGACGAACTGAACTCCACTGGATccactaaaactgaaaag GTTGAATCTGTGGGCATCCAGAGTACCAAAATGAAGATCATTGGGATCCAGAAGGCCATAAAGAAGGAGACACGCCTGGAGGGGGATGTTGGCGGAGAGGTGCACACCTTCGTTGTGTCATCTAAACTTCTGGCGAAGGCACTGGGCATCGAACTAGATTGTGATTATAAAGAAAACCTCCTGGATAAGCTACCGTTCCAGGCTGATGTGGAAATCAAAgggaataaaataaagaaaatgaccGCAGTtttatag